The nucleotide sequence GCAGGATGAGGAGGGTCAGGAACAGGCCTCCCATGACCAGGAGGACCTGGAGGCCGATGCGAACCGCTTCCACGGAGGGATCCTTCGGTGTGGGGGTCGGGGACAACCGGACAAGGATAACCGCTGCCCGGCCCGGCCGCCGCGACCCGGGTGGGCGCGGCGGCCGGGAGCGGGTCAGACGGTGCCGCGGTGGTCGCGGAAGCGGCAGATGGCGGCGAACTCGCCGGCCTCGAGCGAGGCCCCGCCGACGAGCGCGCCGTCGACGTCGTCCTGGCCCATGATCGCCGCGACGTTGCCGGACTTGACCGAGCCGCCGTAGAGGACGCGGATGCCGTCTGCGACGTCGCCGGAGTACAGCTCGGCGAGCCGGGTCCGGATGGCCCCGCACACCTCCTGCGCGTCCTCGGGCGTCGCGACCTCGCCGGTGCCGATGGCCCAGACGGGCTCGTAGGCGACGACCACGGAGGCGGCCTGCTCGGCCGGGACGCCCTCGAGGCCGGCCGCGACCTGCGCGAGGACGTGCTCGACGTGCGTGCCCGCCTGGCGGATCTCGAGGCCCTCGCCGACGCAGAAGATCGGCGTGATGCCGGCGGCGTAGGCGGCCTTGACCTTGCTGTTGACGACCTCGTCGGTCTCGCCGTGGTACTCGCGCCGCTCGCTGTGGCCGACGGCCACGTAGGAGCAGCCGAGCTTGGCGAGCATCGCGCCGCTCACCTCGCCGGTGTAGGCACCGGACGCGTGGGCGGAGAGGTCCTGCGCGCCGTGCTTGAGCTCGAGCCGGTCACCGTCGATGAGCGTCTGGACGCTGCGGATGTCGGTGAACGGCGGCAGGACGACGACCTCGACGGCGCCGAAGTCGTGCCTGCCGTCCTTGAGCGTCCAGTCGAGCTTCTGCACGAGGTGGGTGGCCTGGAGGTGGTCCAGGTTCATCTTCCAGTTCCCCGCCATGAGCGGGGTGCGGCCGGAGGCCATTCAGTGCTCCTTCGTGAGGATCGCGATGCCGGGCAGCTCCTTGCCCTCGAGGTACTCGAGGGAGGCGCCACCACCGGTGGAGATGTGGCCGAACTGGTCGTCGGTGAAGCCGAGCTGCCGGACGGCGGCGGCGGAGTCGCCACCTCCGACGACGGTCAGCGCGCCGGCCTCGGTGGCCTCGACGAGCGCCCGGGCGAGCGCCTGCGTGCCGGCCGCGAAGGGCTCCATC is from Arthrobacter sp. NEB 688 and encodes:
- the tpiA gene encoding triose-phosphate isomerase encodes the protein MASGRTPLMAGNWKMNLDHLQATHLVQKLDWTLKDGRHDFGAVEVVVLPPFTDIRSVQTLIDGDRLELKHGAQDLSAHASGAYTGEVSGAMLAKLGCSYVAVGHSERREYHGETDEVVNSKVKAAYAAGITPIFCVGEGLEIRQAGTHVEHVLAQVAAGLEGVPAEQAASVVVAYEPVWAIGTGEVATPEDAQEVCGAIRTRLAELYSGDVADGIRVLYGGSVKSGNVAAIMGQDDVDGALVGGASLEAGEFAAICRFRDHRGTV